Within the Hevea brasiliensis isolate MT/VB/25A 57/8 chromosome 2, ASM3005281v1, whole genome shotgun sequence genome, the region AATCTCAATAATAGTGGTCTATGTCTCAAGTTTTGGAAAGATAATTACATTTGCTCTCTTAATAAGGGGAAACTAATTGTGCTGTAGCAACCTGAACATTTTAGACATTGATTCCACCTTTATGGGTTATGCAACTTCTTGTTCATTGTATGCTTAAACATTGTGATATTATAGAACATTAACACATAGAGGGAAAATGTTACCACAGGCATTGGTCTTTTTCATTGAACATGTATCTTTAAGGTTAAGGTTCTGTTTCTGTACATGTTGTCTGATTGGTTTTTACTGCTGATGTATTAAATTAGCCCTTGATTTATCTACTACACCTTTTTTTAGCCAAGTTAGCCATTAGTTTTAATTAGTGGAGCTGCCTGTTAGTTTCAATTAGGTGAATCTAGTTTTTGTTGGTGCAGCAATTTGAGTTTTGTCGTGTGGACTAACTAGTTCTGTGCTAATATCAGGAGAGGTTCTATAATGCTGAAACACACAACTTATCAAGAGCTTCTGTCGTAAAAGAAATAGTGAAACTTGCCACAGAAGCAGTTGGGAACTCTTATTATTCTGCAATTGAATCTGGTTTTAATGACAGAAAAACTGATCTTGAAACAAGGGTTTCCTTCAAGGTAAGATGAGATTCAATTAAATTTATGAGGTGGAATGTTGCCATTCACCTGAATTGTTTCTGGTAATTGCCATTTCTGTTCAACATCTTTGCAAGCTGTATGGTCtagttttcatattttattttcctCTTACCTCATAGCATACCATTGATGTTCAATATCTGAATGTGACAGTATAGTACTTCAAGAGGAGTATTTGACACTCCTACTTTTTATGTCAATGGATTTGCATTGCCTGAAGCTGGCTCAGCCATAGATTACAATGGCTGGAGAAGTATCATCGACCCGCTGATTAAAGCAAAGTAGGGCAAAAGTGGGGAGACTTTGCATTTCTTACTGTGAATAACTTATTGCAATGTATATCATCAGAAGAAAAAAGCATTGTACTATTGGTGTTGAAATTGTGGTAATGCAATAAAACATTTTCAGTGTTTGAAACAGAGAGATGATGTTAATGCTGCTAGCTATTCAGAACGAAAGTTCATGCGTGAATTCAGCATATGACAATCATGGACCACTGGCTAAGTGAAACATACATGGATTCACTTCCGATGGTTCACCATTTTATTGTGTTGAATTCGTGTGGAATAGCATTTtcctttttaaaatattttgtgttgcttttcttttattataaataaattatttttaataaaaaataataatatattattatataggGTGAGTTATTAAGAGGATTTGGAGCGGGAAGACTTTCTCCCTATCCTATCCCCCGTTAGAGTCAAAGTGGGGTTAGGAAAAATTGATGGGTGTAGGATGAATCAGATTGAGCTTGGGAACAATTGCAATCCCTAGGTCGAAATTGGATCACAAAGTCCTCTAATTTCAATTCAGTATTGTTGATTTTATTTAGTTTCAATTCGATTATATTTTCAATTCTGATTTCCAACAAAtttaatagttaaaattttttaaaaagataaaaaaatatgatttagttgattttgatttaGTTGAAGTATGATTTTTATCAATCTGTTTTAATTGATTCACTTTCATTTTAAATTGATGATTGAGTTAATCTAGTTTGTATTATTAATGTGAAAAATGCTACCTTAAACATGTAAATTAGAGACtattaaaaattatgattatcttagatttaatattaataaaattattattattattattattattgactctgtcaaaaattaaattcaattctaAACGAGTCCGTTAACTGCTTGACAAAATAAAAGAACGGAGTGCGAAATGGCATTTCTGTGATTGTATAGGATAAAAAGTGGCGGTCTAAAAAGCCTAACCAGGCACGTTTTGGTGGAGAAAACCGGTTTGAACCGGATGAAAGTAGTTAGTTAAGGGTAGTTTTGGAAGAACGACGCTGGTCTATAAGACGCGAGACATCACAGTCAGCGGTGTGGGGCTTAAAAGAAAAAACGAAGCCGGAGAAGAGGGCTCTGTCTTGGCCGAGCAAACTTATCTACGAATCTTTAAGGTATATCTCTCTCAGTTCCGCCCAAACCCTAGTTTCGATGTTCGTTTCTTCGATTCCTCATGTAAAATCTTGTTCTATTTTCGATTTGTTTTATTAGGTTTTTTCTTTAATATTGCTTTTGTTTTAGTTATTGTATCACTTGTTTGGTAAATTTTCACTGCAGATGGATCGATACCAGAGAGTGGAGAAGCCCAAAGCGGATATAACAATTGACGAGAATGAGATTCGCATTACTAGTCTGGGAAGGATGCGCAGTTACATCTCATATGCCATGAGTCTGCTTCAAGTATGTCCTCTagactcttttctttttctgctttgtgttattttttttcctttttccattTTATTGTTGTGATTCTTTGCTTATTTCTGATGCTAATTGATATTGGTAACGATTTGTGGTCTGGGGGAGTAGTATTACTTTGATTGTGTATATACATGACGAGATGGGTTCAAACTTAGAGCTGTACACTGTAATTAAAGGAGTTTGTGAAATTTCAAAGCTAAAAGTAGGATTTTTAAAGCTGCTAGGAGTTTTCTAATCCTGTTACTCCTAAAATAGATGCTGCAGCGGTCTTTTCTCTATGTGGGGCTTTTATGGCTGTTAATGATGTTCatacaattaattaattgaaaCCTACGCTTCATTTTAGCAATTCAAATTATGTTTAAGGAACAAGTGTTGCCTATTGTACAAGTTCCTAGAGTGGTAGGTTGAAAGCACTATACTTTTTCTGATTCTTGGTTTAATAGTTTTAGTTGCCTTGATTTTTTGGTCATATTTGTTCTTTTATGCCTATTTTTGAAGGAAAAAGGGTCGAATGAAATTGTATTCAAAGCAATGGGAAGAGCCATCAACAAAACTGTGACTATAGTGGAGTTAATCAAGGTTCTTTTCTGCTTGCTGCACTTAGTAGAAGTTCATCACTGAGCTTCTTACAATTCGATCATTAATGGCAATTTACTCTTTTCTACTTGTAATGCAGAGAAGAATTGTTGGCCTTCATCAGATCACAACAATTGGATCCACGGACATAACTGATACATGGGAGCCTCTTGAGGAAGGCCTACTTCCGTAAGAATAGtttggaaaagaaaatttcaatgcCTACTGTTCTTTTTTTATGCATGTGGCATTTGTTACTACAATTCTAAGGATGatgctttttttttatttttttttattttttttttatcaatgcaGTTTGGAAACCACAAGGCATGTTTCAATGGTTACAGTTACCCTTTCCAAGAAGGAGCTTGATAAATCTGCTGCTGGGTTGAGTTTTTGGAACACTAATATGAACTAGTTTTTTCTTGACCTTCAAATTCTTTCATAGTGCACCTTTTTGAAAAAACCATGTGACAGCATAATTAAGCGGGCTCTGACTTTtgtgatgtgaattgtgatgttGATTTTTTGTGATTGTACCAACTGCTGATGTTGTAGCAAGTGAACATAGATTCTAAGTTCACGAGACATTCCTTATTGGTTTTTAGGGACCTTATGCTACACTTTCTGAGTTTTATAGTGTGTTTTTTAGCATACATGTGTATCTAAGAAGTCATGACGTTCTTGTTTACACTGTTTATGTGTCAGCTGGCCTGGAACAGAAAATTAATGCCTTTTAGGTAGTTTAATGCATTTTGGTAGACAATTGAATTTATTGTTAACTCTAAATTTGTTATCATTCATGAACACTGCCTTTTTCAGGTACCAGCCTCCTTTACCTGCAGAACTGGTGAAGGGATCACCAGAATTTGATTATGAAAGAGGTGATGCTTGTTTATGATATATGCACATTCTCATTTATCcaaaatttgcatttttttataGTTAAGTTTGTGCTGCAGAGGGCTCACCAAATGGCCGAGGTAAGGGTCGCGGTGGTAGAGGGAGGGCAAGGGGTAGAGGTATGTCTATGTGGGTTTTGATCTTAtgcttttatttaaaattttcaattaatataTGATTGTGTGGGTTTATTGCTGTGGAACCAGCAATTAGTGAGCTTGCTTTGCACTTAAACCTAGCTCGCTTTCTTGGTGTGTTAATTTAGTTCTTGCTAACTATGttcttttttcatttatttaaagtATGATCTTGTTTAACATTAGTGGTTGTTTTATAGCATTCCATTATTGGGAGTTTCTTTTGTACTGTAAATTCAAGAAATATTTGCTAATTTGAAATCTGTGTTGATGGAAGCTTCAAATAAAAAGACAAGGGTTTAGGTATCCTGACTTTTCATTATTGATTTTTCAATTCTTGCTTCAGGAAATGGATTTGTTGCCGAGTATGAAGATGGTGGTTGGGATCGCAACAGGGGCCAAGGTAGGGGTAggggtaggggtagaggtagaggAAGAGGACGTAGTTCACGTGGCCGTGGGAGAGTATACAATGGACCTCCTAATGACGTGCAGCAAGATGGAGGCTACAACTATGATGCACCTGCTCAAGCCCGTGGTATGTCCCCCCTTCCTCCCTTCCCTTCTTTTTTTAACCTGTGATTAATATTGGTTTACATTTTTGTAGGTGTTTATAGGATAGCTTCTAGTGCATGCTTCAGAGTCTAGACTTAATCCTTTTTATACAGCTTGCCTGCTTCATTATTGGATTTTCCTGGAATGTCAAAGCACAGATTTATATTATTTGAACAAAATTCTCCTTAATCAATATGATGCTTCTAAAAAGGCAATCTTTACAACTGTCATGCTAGTGGTGCAAGAATAGCAAGTGACATCAAGGCAATTGTTTTAATAAACTATTTTTCTACTGTTAATTCATGTATAACTTATTCATTGATTGTAATACCTATTTGCACAAGATTCATTGATGCTTGCAACTGATGTAGATGGGATGCATGTTATTTTTTAACTATTGTTGCAATAGTTGATATTTGTTATGGAGAGCTGGTTGGTGGTTGCTATCTTCTTCGTTGTTAGAATTTCAAGATGTGACTCACGCCATTAGATTTGTCCAAGCACCACCTTTTTGACAATTATTTATGTGGAATTATATATGTGGTTTGTTGAAAGTTGATCATGATCTATTATGTTGTAGGCCGTGGCCGTGGAAGGGGCCGTGGATTTAGATCAACTGGGCAGATCCAGGTGGCTGCATGAGGTGCTCTTTCAGCTTCCCTTTAAATGCCGTGCTGTTGACTATGTTTGATGCCTTCTCCAATATCatatttatcatattttattaacCCCTTCACAAATTTCCCCGTTTGTCCGAATTAGGAGTTTGTAGGCTTAGGACACATGTAACCCTGTAGACTAATCTTTGTAGCTTGTAACTGTTGCCTTGGGGCACTTTAGGTGTAGGTGTGCTGCTTGAAGCCTTGAACTATTGTAACTGTTTTTATTTCTTTTGAGCTGTGCATTGTTTTATTTTTCTGTTTggttcattttggttaattagtgCTTAATTATTTCCCCTTTTGATTCTATGATGCTTAATTAGTGCTTGATTCCATTTCTTGAAATCTCCAAAGGGCAATCCCCTTATATTAGTCAAAAACTCAATGATAAATTGCTAATCAAAGTGAGCCTATCCTAATATAagaataataataacaaaaaaaaaaaaaaaagaggtttcAAAGGAGTTTTGGCAAGTATGTAGTATTTATTTGGAACAAGTAGTATTTATTtggaagaaaaataaaataatatataaacagTTAATAAGATgaaagtatttttattattttaaattttaaaaattcaatttatttttattggagTAGTTTTCAA harbors:
- the LOC110650466 gene encoding uncharacterized protein LOC110650466 isoform X1 is translated as MDRYQRVEKPKADITIDENEIRITSLGRMRSYISYAMSLLQEKGSNEIVFKAMGRAINKTVTIVELIKRRIVGLHQITTIGSTDITDTWEPLEEGLLPLETTRHVSMVTVTLSKKELDKSAAGYQPPLPAELVKGSPEFDYEREGSPNGRGKGRGGRGRARGRGNGFVAEYEDGGWDRNRGQGRGRGRGRGRGRGRSSRGRGRVYNGPPNDVQQDGGYNYDAPAQARGRGRGRGRGFRSTGQIQVAA
- the LOC110650466 gene encoding uncharacterized protein LOC110650466 isoform X4, giving the protein MDRYQRVEKPKADITIDENEIRITSLGRMRSYISYAMSLLQEKGSNEIVFKAMGRAINKTVTIVELIKRRIVGLHQITTIGSTDITDTWEPLEEGLLPYQPPLPAELVKGSPEFDYERGNGFVAEYEDGGWDRNRGQGRGRGRGRGRGRGRSSRGRGRVYNGPPNDVQQDGGYNYDAPAQARGRGRGRGRGFRSTGQIQVAA
- the LOC110650466 gene encoding uncharacterized protein LOC110650466 isoform X3, which gives rise to MDRYQRVEKPKADITIDENEIRITSLGRMRSYISYAMSLLQEKGSNEIVFKAMGRAINKTVTIVELIKRRIVGLHQITTIGSTDITDTWEPLEEGLLPYQPPLPAELVKGSPEFDYEREGSPNGRGKGRGGRGRARGRGNGFVAEYEDGGWDRNRGQGRGRGRGRGRGRGRSSRGRGRVYNGPPNDVQQDGGYNYDAPAQARGRGRGRGRGFRSTGQIQVAA
- the LOC110650466 gene encoding uncharacterized protein LOC110650466 isoform X2, translated to MDRYQRVEKPKADITIDENEIRITSLGRMRSYISYAMSLLQEKGSNEIVFKAMGRAINKTVTIVELIKRRIVGLHQITTIGSTDITDTWEPLEEGLLPLETTRHVSMVTVTLSKKELDKSAAGYQPPLPAELVKGSPEFDYERGNGFVAEYEDGGWDRNRGQGRGRGRGRGRGRGRSSRGRGRVYNGPPNDVQQDGGYNYDAPAQARGRGRGRGRGFRSTGQIQVAA